CCAGAAGCCTGTCCAGAAACCCCACGACAGGTCACACTCCCTCGATAGCGATCGTCACTGAAAAGATTCAACGAGTGCTGCCGGGGGCAGGTTCCGCAGGCGTGCTCAGTGGTTCCACTTTCTCCATCTGGGTCACGGCCCGGCCGAAGACCTCACCCACGATTGCCTGCAGCCCGACGAAAGCAGCTAGGAAGGCGACCACCACGCCACCGGCGATGAGGCCGTACTCGACCGCGGACGATCCACGGTCGCCAGGGTGCTTCACCTGACCGACCCTACGTGGTCGTTCTCGCTCGGTGGTCACCCCGTGCACATCGTCTGCGGAAAACCCGGGAAACTAGGTGGGTGGTGAGCAGAGGGCGGGTCGGTGTCGGGGTGGTGCCGACCGGTTGCCCGACGGCACAGCCGGTCACCCGATGACGGCGCTCGGCCGACGGAAAGCCCGGGGTGCCTTCTTCACACCCGCCCCCATAGCCCGGTACGTCACCCGCTGGGCCCTGCGCGGCAGCAGTGGCCGGGTGCTCGAGCCGTCGTCCGGGGAGGCCGCCTTTTTGCTTGCGGCTGCCGAGTTCGGTGGTTCCGAATGGCTTTTGGACGGGGTTGAGCTTCATCCCGCATCTGCCCAGGCCGCTCGGTCGGCTTTGGAGGCCACCGGAATCCGGGCCACCGTCACCACGGCCGACTTCTTCACCCTCGATCCGACCGGCGACTACGACGCGGTGATCGGGAACCCTCCGTACGTGCGCTACCACGACTTCACCGGCTCCGACCGGGCGCGGGCCCAGGCCGCGGCCCGGCGGGCCGGGGTCTCCCTGAGCGGCCTGGCCTCGTCATGGGCCGCGTTCACCCTGCACGCCTCCCGGTTCCTGCGGCCCGGCGGCCGACTCGGACTGGTGCTGCCGGCCGAACTGCTCAGCGTGAACTACGCGGCCCCGGTGCGGCGGTACCTGCTGGAGAACTTCGCCCGGGTGCGGCTGGTGGCCTTCACCGAACGCGTCTTCCCCGGGGTCGTGGCGGAGATCGTGCTGGTCCTGGCCGACGGGTTCCACAGCCCTTCGAACTCCCACCGGCGGGAGACCCGGCTGGAAACGCTGCAGGTCCGCAACGCCGCGGCGCTGGAGGAACTGCCCGCCGAGCCGGTGTTCGAGTCGTTCACCGTGCCCTCGCCCGACCGGAAATGGACCCCGGCCCTGATCCCGGCCGAGCCCCTGCGCGCCTTCGACCAGTTGCTGCGCGGCCCGGAGTTCAGTGTGCTCGACGACTGGGGCCGGGTCTCGCTCGGCATCGTGACCGGCAACAACAGCTACTTCGCCCTCACCCTTGACGAGGCTGACGCCCGCGGACTGGGCCCCGCCGACCTGCTCCCGCTCTCCCCTCCCGGCAGTTCACACCTGCGCGGACTGGACTTCAGTGCCGACGCCCTCCGTGAACTCGGAGAGAATGGCTCGGCCGTAA
The Kineosporia sp. NBRC 101731 genome window above contains:
- a CDS encoding N-6 DNA methylase, with amino-acid sequence MPDGTAGHPMTALGRRKARGAFFTPAPIARYVTRWALRGSSGRVLEPSSGEAAFLLAAAEFGGSEWLLDGVELHPASAQAARSALEATGIRATVTTADFFTLDPTGDYDAVIGNPPYVRYHDFTGSDRARAQAAARRAGVSLSGLASSWAAFTLHASRFLRPGGRLGLVLPAELLSVNYAAPVRRYLLENFARVRLVAFTERVFPGVVAEIVLVLADGFHSPSNSHRRETRLETLQVRNAAALEELPAEPVFESFTVPSPDRKWTPALIPAEPLRAFDQLLRGPEFSVLDDWGRVSLGIVTGNNSYFALTLDEADARGLGPADLLPLSPPGSSHLRGLDFSADALRELGENGSAVRLFRPADRRSPAAAAYVRAGEAMGVDEAYKCRIRTPWWQVRLASPPDLLLTYMNADAPRLVTNSARAHHLNSVHGVHLHHPDPSGLLPLAALGSVSLLGAETVGRSYGGGLLKLEPSEAKQLPLPSPDLLKAATPALTQIRPAVATALSRFRLAEAVSMVDEALLNHTLGLAPETVTHLRAAHAHLQKRRQDRARTRF